Proteins encoded in a region of the Sander lucioperca isolate FBNREF2018 chromosome 4, SLUC_FBN_1.2, whole genome shotgun sequence genome:
- the LOC116042975 gene encoding ecto-ADP-ribosyltransferase 5-like, which yields MKGNMLVFASLCLLLCWMLPVDSMTIRFHFAHRDANDGIPLSMVEGSVDDMYLGCNEAMMEKVKNDYFEEKQRMGPFKNAWNNAKNCTETKYKQNKNKALTENHIQAICVYTSNDVYMEFNNAVRTKGSDYSSSFEFHSLHYLLTSAIQILNSNNYCRRTYRRTMARFTGQVNQLMRFGSFTSSSYSTNLKNFGNKSCFEIKTCSGALLESYSVFPDEKEVLIPPYEMFNITAIKGRGKPQGLNDCEVVFVLESVGVKSNLNCKVVHT from the exons ATGAAGGGTAACATGCTGGTCTTTGCTTCACTGTGTTTGCTCCTTTGCTGGATGCTGCCTGTAGACTCCATGACG ATCCGTTTCCATTTCGCTCACCGAGATGCCAACGACGGCATCCCATTGAGCATGGTTGAAGGTTCAGTTGATGACATGTATCTTGGCTGCAATGAAGCAATGATGGAAAAAGTCAAGAACGATTACTTTGAAGAAAAACAGCGCATGGGCCCATTTAAAAATGCCTGGAATAATGCAAAAAATTGTACTGAAActaaatataaacaaaacaagaatAAGGCTCTCACTGAAAATCATATACAAGCAATCTGTGTTTATACATCTAACGATGTGTACATGGAATTCAATAATGCAGTCCGGACAAAAGGCAGCGACTATAGCTCCTCATTCGAATTCCACTCTTTACATTACCTGCTGACATCTGCTATACAAATCTTGAATAGCAATAACTACTGTCGCCGTACTTACAGACGAACCATGGCTAGGTTTACTGGGCAAGTCAACCAACTAATGCGGTTTGGCTCATTTACATCCAGCTCTTACAGCACTAACTTGAAAAACTTTGGTAACAAGAGCTGCTTTGAAATTAAGACCTGCTCAGGCGCTTTGTTGGAAAGTTATTCAGTATTTCCAGATGAGAAAGAGGTGCTCATCCCTCCCTATGAGATGTTCAATATAACTGCAATTAAAGGTCGGGGTAAACCTCAAGGTCTGAATGATTGTGAAGTTGTCTTTGTCTTGGAGAGTGTAGGGGTTAAGAGCAATCTGAACTGCAAAGTTGTGCATACATGA
- the LOC116042547 gene encoding ecto-ADP-ribosyltransferase 5-like encodes MKGNMLFFAPLCWLFYWMLPVESKKITFIIDLPEAKSGIPMSMVQDAVDDMYLGCHNKMMKRINSIYFKKENKMSPFNDVWKKAQGCANEKLQRKDKGDEALTKDHMQAICVYTSYYKKFYGIFNDAVRTNRTIYGISFPYHSLHFWLTSAVQILSNNINCHTTYRRTNSEFSGDVNQIIRFGFFASSSHKTTLTHFGKKTCFKIKTCSGAFLKHYSSLGDHEQEILIPPYEKFKITGKKRGSFVEGLSDCENVYILVSAGVDSNLNCKAAYL; translated from the exons ATGAAGGGTAACATGCTGTTCTTTGCTCCACTGTGTTGGCTCTTTTACTGGATGCTGCCTGTTGAGTCCAAGAAG ATCACTTTTATCATCGATCTACCAGAGGCAAAGTCGGGCATTCCAATGAGCATGGTTCAAGATGCTGTTGATGATATGTACTTGGGCTGCCACAACAAAATGATGAAAAGGATCAACAGCATATACTTTAAAAAAGAGAACAAGATGAGCCCATTTAACGATGTCTGGAAAAAAGCACAAGGTTGTGCCAACGAGAAACTACAACGTAAAGATAAAGGCGATGAGGCTCTAACTAAAGATCACATGCAAGCGATCTGTGTTTATACATCTTATTATAAAAAGTTTTACGGAATTTTCAATGATGCTGTCCGCACCAACAGAACAATATATGGCATCTCGTTCCCATATCACTCTTTACATTTCTGGCTGACATCTGCTGTACAGATCCTCAGTAACAATATAAACTGTCACACTACTTACCGCAGAACCAATTCAGAGTTTAGTGGTGATGTCAACCAAATAATTCGGTTTGGTTTCTTTGCCTCCAGCTCTCACAAGACAACATTGACCCACTTTGGTAAGAAAACCTGCTttaaaattaagacctgttcaGGTGCTTTCCTGAAACATTATTCATCTCTTGGAGACCATGAGCAAGAGATACTTATCCCCCCCTATGAGAAGTTCAAGATAACTGGTAAAAAGAGAGGATCATTTGTCGAAGGTCTGAGTGATTGTGAGAATGTCTATATCTTGGTGAGCGCAGGAGTTGACAGCAATCTAAACTGCAAAGCTGCCTACTTATGA